Proteins found in one Nasonia vitripennis strain AsymCx chromosome 1 unlocalized genomic scaffold, Nvit_psr_1.1 chr1_random0006, whole genome shotgun sequence genomic segment:
- the LOC103317577 gene encoding uncharacterized protein LOC103317577 — protein MEHEIGWPILHSVKSRDKRLSKGPLVDGFCVLENNEKVVLQSHGYYWHGCVRCYTDGRDLPIVNGESMDERYERTLRVSGKIRRHRYRLIEKRECDFDREYSENEQMMTYIKEVTKDWHTPLNPPDAFFGGRTGNTIKSYNICKNEKIKYVDVCSLYRTFANAGRYPVGDPKLYVGEVECARIVGPDNNISQIDGLLMCEVLPLRNLYLPILPVKMHNKLLFPLCRSYAASMCQEDCKHEVVNARIFVGTWVADELRNA, from the coding sequence ATGGAGCATGAGATAGGCTGGCCGATACTGCATTCTGTAAAATCGCGTGATAAGAGACTGTCCAAAGGCCCTCTGGTGGATGGATTTTGCGTGTTAGAAAACAATGAGAAAGTCGTACTGCAATCCCACGGGTATTATTGGCATGGTTGTGTTCGCTGCTACACTGATGGTCGTGATTTGCCAATCGTTAATGGCGAGAGTATGGACGAGCGGTACGAGAGAACACTTAGAGTTTCGGGGAAGATAAGGAGACACAGGTATCGTCTCATTGAGAAGAGGGAGTGTGATTTTGATCGCGAGTACAGCGAGAACGAGCAGATGATGACGTATATAAAAGAGGTCACAAAAGACTGGCATACACCACTTAATCCGCCAGATGCATTTTTCGGTGGTCGCACGGGTAACACGATAAAATCATACAATATTTGcaagaatgaaaaaattaaatacgtCGATGTATGTTCATTATACCGTACATTTGCAAATGCAGGTCGCTATCCTGTCGGTGATCCGAAACTTTATGTGGGCGAGGTTGAGTGTGCGCGTATAGTTGGCCCCGACAACAACATCAGCCAGATTGACGGTCTGCTAATGTGCGAGGTGTTACCGCTGAGAAATCTTTATCTTCCTATTCTGCCCGTAAAAATGCATAATAAGCTACTATTTCCGCTATGTAGATCGTATGCTGCGTCCATGTGTCAGGAAGACTGTAAACACGAAGTCGTGAACGCGCGCATTTTTGTCGGTACCTGGGTAGCCGACGAGCTTAGAAATGCCTGA